From the Clavibacter phaseoli genome, one window contains:
- a CDS encoding cation:dicarboxylate symporter family transporter has translation MTHPIAALRRLDRQHYLYIAVIVAVILGVTVGLVAPETGVALKPVGDAFVALIKMMIAPIIFCTIVLGVGSVAKAATVGRVGGLALLYFIVMSTFALAIGLLVGNLIHPGEGLDLSGLRAPEGSTEAAGETDFLLSIIPTSLLSSLTSGSILQTLFVALLVGFALQQLGKRGEPVLEGIRNIQILVFRILSMVMWVAPLGAFGAIAAVVGATGFQAVISLATLMVGFYITCALFIVVILGSLLWFVTRVSIFKLMRYLGREYLLIVSTSSSEVALPRLIAKMEHVGVSKPVVGITVPTGYSFNLDGTAIYLTMASLFIASALGSPLALGEQVSLLVFMIIASKGAAGVTGAGLATLAGGLQSHRPDLVDGVGLIVGIDRFMSEARALTNFTGNAVATLLIGTWTRGIDADRVALVLGGGDPFDERTMGTDHGDDLEAPAEALEADVTRSGELGDEPRRASR, from the coding sequence ATGACCCACCCCATCGCCGCGCTCCGCCGCCTGGACCGCCAGCACTACCTCTACATCGCCGTCATCGTCGCGGTGATCCTCGGCGTCACGGTCGGCCTCGTCGCCCCCGAGACGGGCGTCGCGCTCAAGCCCGTCGGCGACGCGTTCGTGGCGCTCATCAAGATGATGATCGCGCCCATCATCTTCTGCACCATCGTGCTCGGCGTCGGCTCGGTCGCGAAGGCCGCCACCGTCGGCCGCGTCGGCGGGCTCGCGCTCCTCTACTTCATCGTCATGTCGACGTTCGCGCTCGCGATCGGGCTCCTGGTCGGCAACCTCATCCACCCGGGCGAGGGCCTCGACCTCAGCGGGCTGCGCGCCCCGGAGGGCTCGACGGAGGCGGCGGGCGAGACGGACTTCCTCCTCTCGATCATCCCGACCTCGCTGCTGTCCTCGCTCACGTCCGGCAGCATCCTGCAGACCCTGTTCGTCGCGCTCCTCGTCGGGTTCGCCCTGCAGCAGCTCGGGAAGCGCGGCGAGCCCGTGCTCGAGGGGATCCGCAACATCCAGATCCTCGTGTTCCGCATCCTCAGCATGGTGATGTGGGTGGCCCCGCTCGGCGCGTTCGGCGCCATCGCCGCGGTCGTCGGCGCCACCGGGTTCCAGGCGGTCATCAGCCTCGCGACCCTCATGGTCGGCTTCTACATCACGTGCGCGCTCTTCATCGTCGTGATCCTCGGCTCGCTCCTCTGGTTCGTCACCCGCGTCAGCATCTTCAAGCTGATGCGGTACCTCGGCCGCGAGTACCTCCTCATCGTCTCGACCTCCTCGTCCGAGGTCGCGCTGCCGCGCCTCATCGCGAAGATGGAGCACGTGGGCGTCTCCAAGCCCGTCGTCGGCATCACGGTCCCCACGGGCTACTCGTTCAACCTCGACGGCACGGCCATCTACCTCACGATGGCGTCCCTCTTCATCGCGAGCGCGCTCGGCAGCCCGCTGGCGCTCGGCGAGCAGGTCTCGCTCCTGGTGTTCATGATCATCGCGTCGAAGGGCGCGGCGGGCGTCACGGGCGCGGGCCTCGCGACCCTCGCGGGCGGCCTGCAGTCGCACCGCCCGGACCTCGTGGACGGCGTCGGCCTCATCGTCGGCATCGACCGCTTCATGTCCGAGGCGCGCGCGCTCACGAACTTCACCGGCAACGCCGTCGCGACGCTCCTCATCGGCACGTGGACGCGCGGCATCGACGCCGACCGCGTCGCCCTCGTGCTCGGCGGCGGCGACCCGTTCGACGAGAGGACCATGGGCACCGACCACGGGGACGACCTGGAGGCGCCGGCGGAGGCGCTGGAGGCCGACGTCACGCGGTCCGGCGAGCTCGGCGACGAGCCGCGCCGCGCCTCCCGCTGA
- a CDS encoding FHA domain-containing protein: MDGREEGHGATRVPEQYTSTDTTATFRDELGAALAGLDGAVSAEEKDAVTALPSGSALLVVRRGPNQGARFLLDADVTVAGRHPDADIFLDDVTVSRRHAEFVRQGTSFQVKDLGSLNGTYFDGVRIDTALLQDGAEVQVGKFRLTFYASRTDLVGRTNE, encoded by the coding sequence ATGGATGGACGCGAAGAGGGTCACGGCGCCACGCGCGTGCCCGAGCAGTACACGAGCACGGACACCACGGCCACCTTCCGCGATGAGCTCGGGGCGGCCCTCGCCGGCCTCGACGGCGCCGTCTCGGCCGAGGAGAAGGACGCCGTCACGGCGCTCCCCTCGGGATCCGCCCTCCTCGTCGTCCGCCGCGGCCCCAACCAGGGCGCGCGCTTCCTCCTCGACGCCGACGTCACGGTGGCCGGCCGCCACCCCGACGCCGACATCTTCCTCGACGACGTCACCGTGTCCCGCCGCCACGCGGAGTTCGTCCGGCAGGGCACGTCGTTCCAGGTCAAGGACCTGGGCTCGCTCAACGGCACCTACTTCGACGGCGTGCGGATCGACACCGCGCTCCTCCAGGACGGCGCGGAGGTGCAGGTCGGCAAGTTCCGCCTCACGTTCTACGCGTCGCGCACCGACCTCGTCGGCCGGACGAACGAGTAG
- a CDS encoding MerR family transcriptional regulator, protein MPASAARSTPARTPGLLSIGQVLARLTPEFPDLTNSKLRFLEEQGLVQPSRTESGYRKFSPADVERLRTVLGMQRDHYLPLKVIRSYLHDLDAGLSPALPGGTPVPQSSMLDQERRYSRAELVRESGATAPLLGDAITAGVLMPAEVYSEDAVQVMRALVELQRTGIEPRHLRGFRQAAERELSLIESALVPVSRRRDASSRAHAAELAREIATQLEVVRGSLIRSALGRLSS, encoded by the coding sequence GTGCCGGCGTCCGCCGCCCGGTCGACGCCAGCCCGCACCCCCGGTCTCCTCAGCATCGGGCAGGTGCTGGCGCGCCTCACGCCGGAGTTCCCCGACCTCACCAACAGCAAGCTCCGCTTCCTCGAGGAGCAGGGCCTCGTCCAGCCGTCCCGCACGGAGTCCGGCTACCGCAAGTTCAGCCCCGCCGACGTCGAGCGCCTGCGCACCGTCCTCGGGATGCAGCGCGACCACTACCTCCCGCTCAAGGTCATCCGCTCCTACCTGCACGACCTCGACGCCGGGCTCTCGCCCGCGCTCCCCGGCGGTACGCCGGTCCCGCAGTCCTCCATGCTCGACCAGGAGCGCCGCTACAGCCGCGCCGAGCTCGTGCGCGAGTCCGGCGCCACCGCCCCGCTCCTCGGGGACGCCATCACGGCCGGCGTGCTCATGCCGGCGGAGGTCTACAGCGAGGACGCCGTGCAGGTGATGCGCGCGCTCGTCGAGCTGCAGCGCACCGGGATCGAGCCGCGCCACCTCCGCGGCTTCCGCCAGGCGGCGGAGCGCGAGCTCAGCCTGATCGAGTCGGCGCTGGTGCCCGTGTCGCGCCGCCGCGACGCGTCCAGCCGGGCGCACGCCGCGGAGCTGGCCCGCGAGATCGCCACGCAGCTCGAGGTCGTGCGGGGGAGCCTCATCCGCTCCGCCCTCGGCCGCCTCTCCTCCTGA
- a CDS encoding MerR family transcriptional regulator gives MSDSTPDSGRYDLGLLFTDGLPEMDASAGYRGAVAARAAGITYRQLDYWARTGLVEPTVRGASGSGTQRLYGFRDILVLKLVKRLLDTGISLQQIRTAVNQLRESGVVDLAQTTLMSDGASVYLCTSNDEVIDLVSRGQGVFGIAVGKVLREVEHSLVEIDTQTVDPTDELAARRAVKAS, from the coding sequence ATGAGCGACTCCACCCCGGACTCCGGGCGCTACGACCTCGGTCTGCTCTTCACCGACGGCCTCCCCGAGATGGACGCGAGCGCGGGCTACCGCGGCGCCGTCGCGGCCCGCGCCGCCGGGATCACCTACCGCCAGCTCGACTACTGGGCCCGCACCGGCCTCGTCGAGCCCACCGTCCGCGGGGCCTCCGGCTCCGGCACCCAGCGCCTCTACGGCTTCCGCGACATCCTCGTCCTCAAGCTCGTCAAGCGCCTCCTCGACACCGGCATCTCGCTACAGCAGATCCGCACCGCCGTGAACCAGCTCCGCGAGTCCGGCGTCGTCGACCTCGCGCAGACCACGCTCATGAGCGACGGCGCCAGCGTCTACCTCTGCACCAGCAACGACGAGGTCATCGACCTCGTCAGCCGCGGCCAGGGCGTGTTCGGCATCGCCGTCGGCAAGGTCCTCCGCGAGGTCGAGCACTCCCTCGTCGAGATCGACACGCAGACCGTGGATCCCACCGACGAGCTCGCCGCCCGCCGCGCCGTCAAGGCGTCCTAG
- a CDS encoding ParA family protein — translation MHVLSVSSLKGGVGKTTVTLGLASAAFSRGLRTLVVDLDPQADVSTGMDIQVAGHLNVADVLASPKEKIVRAAIAPSGWTKGRTGTIDVMIGSPSAINFDGPHPSIRDIWKLEEALANVEADYDLVLIDCAPSLNALTRTAWAASDRVTVVTEPGLFSVAAADRALRAIEEIRRGLSPRLQPLGIIVNRARVQSLEHQFRIKELRDMFGPLVLSPQLPERTSLQQAQGAAKPLHVWPGESAQEMARNFDQLLERIMRTAKIGDYAENAAR, via the coding sequence GTGCATGTACTGAGCGTCAGCTCCCTCAAGGGGGGCGTGGGAAAGACCACAGTGACCCTGGGACTGGCGTCCGCCGCCTTCTCCCGCGGCTTGAGGACCCTCGTGGTCGACCTCGACCCGCAGGCCGACGTGTCCACGGGAATGGACATCCAGGTCGCCGGCCACCTCAACGTCGCCGACGTCCTCGCCTCCCCCAAGGAGAAGATCGTCCGCGCGGCCATCGCGCCCAGCGGCTGGACCAAGGGCCGCACCGGCACCATCGACGTCATGATCGGCAGCCCGTCCGCCATCAACTTCGACGGCCCGCACCCCAGCATCCGCGACATCTGGAAGCTCGAGGAGGCCCTCGCGAACGTCGAGGCCGACTACGACCTCGTGCTCATCGACTGCGCGCCCTCCCTCAACGCCCTCACGCGCACCGCGTGGGCCGCCAGCGACCGCGTGACGGTCGTCACCGAGCCCGGCCTCTTCTCCGTCGCCGCCGCGGACCGCGCGCTCCGCGCCATCGAGGAGATCCGCCGCGGCCTCTCCCCGCGCCTGCAGCCCCTCGGCATCATCGTCAACCGCGCCCGCGTCCAGTCGCTCGAGCACCAGTTCCGCATCAAGGAGCTCCGCGACATGTTCGGACCGCTCGTGCTCAGCCCCCAGCTGCCCGAGCGCACGTCGCTCCAGCAGGCGCAGGGCGCCGCGAAGCCGCTGCACGTGTGGCCCGGCGAGAGCGCGCAGGAGATGGCGCGCAACTTCGACCAGCTGCTCGAGCGCATCATGCGCACGGCGAAGATCGGCGACTACGCGGAGAACGCCGCGCGCTGA